One genomic region from Salvia hispanica cultivar TCC Black 2014 chromosome 2, UniMelb_Shisp_WGS_1.0, whole genome shotgun sequence encodes:
- the LOC125204372 gene encoding uncharacterized protein LOC125204372 has product MAMGTERSKALHNFTMPCGLRWGNHRILRCMRVNSDGQTSPLRRHAAGSSDHPIQQRRTTRERDQDGFAHPSYGARRFSDDAGDGIAAIREKVMLDLQTAADKMKDAIFKDGLEEGEVSASLPPPPPPPPPPPLPAEGEGYCPWNLRTRRAASRTAALGRSGGGSSSGGGSDGGGGKSFRLDLPRAAGSSQIRAAAGSGQKSPMHRSDGGGPSAASGGKKREREKFSVALSKREIEEDFYAMVGHRPPRRPKKRARIVQKQMDTLFPGLWLTEVTPDMYKVTEAAP; this is encoded by the exons ATGGCTATGGGGACGGAACGATCCAAGGCGTTGCACAATTTCACGATGCCGTGCGGTCTGCGCTGGGGAAATCACAGGATCCTCCGCTGCATGAGGGTCAACTCCGACGGCCAGACCTCCCCGCTCCGCCGCCACGCCGCCGGATCCTCCGATCACCCAATCCAGCAGCGCCGCACCACCAGGGAGCGGGACCAGGACGGATTCGCGCACCCCTCCTACGGCGCCCGGAGATTCTCCGACGACGCCGGTGACGGAATTGCTGCGATCAGGGAGAAAGTGATGCTCGATCTCCAGACGGCGGCGGATAAGATGAAGGATGCGATTTTCAAGGACGGCCTCGAGGAAGGGGAGGTCTCCGCCTCTCTGCCGCCCCCGccccctcctcctccgccgccgccgctgccggcCGAGGGCGAGGGTTACTGCCCCTGGAATTTGAGGACGCGGCGAGCTGCGAGCAGGACGGCCGCGCTGGGGAGAAGCGGTGGTGGCTCATCCTCCGGCGGCGGGAGCGATGGCGGCGGCGGGAAGAGTTTCCGGTTGGATTTGCCGCGGGCGGCGGGATCTTCTCAGATTCGGGCGGCGGCGGGGTCGGGGCAGAAATCGCCGATGCATAGGAGTGACGGCGGCGGCCCGTCGGCGGCGAGCGGTGGGAAGAAGAGAGAGCGGGAGAAGTTCTCGGTGGCGCTATCGAAGAGGGAAATCGAGGAGGATTTCTACGCGATGGTAGGGCACCGGCCGCCGCGTAGACCGAAGAAGAGAGCTCGGATCGTTCAGAAACAAATGGAT ACCTTATTTCCTGGATTGTGGCTCACCGAAGTTACACCAGATATGTATAAGGTTACTGAAGCTGCTCCATGA